A DNA window from Myxococcota bacterium contains the following coding sequences:
- a CDS encoding efflux RND transporter permease subunit, translated as MIGRLVHFALRQPLFALVLLALFVGAGVFAFVQLPIEAFPDVSDTQVQVITLYPGRAPEEVEKQVTIPLEIALSAVPHAVRLFSHTQFGLSFVVITFDDKVDDYFARARIQERLTLADLPDGVQPDLAPLATPIGELYRFRLKGDGWDPRDLRTLEDWVVERYLKHADGVADVVSQGGSIKQYEVHPDMGRLRGYGITLEQLLGALQRSNANAGGS; from the coding sequence ATGATCGGCCGCCTGGTCCACTTCGCCCTGCGCCAGCCCCTGTTCGCGCTGGTGCTGCTGGCCCTGTTCGTCGGGGCGGGCGTGTTCGCCTTCGTGCAGCTTCCGATCGAGGCCTTCCCGGACGTGTCGGACACGCAGGTGCAGGTGATCACCCTGTATCCGGGGCGCGCGCCCGAGGAGGTCGAGAAGCAGGTCACGATCCCGCTCGAGATCGCGCTCTCCGCGGTGCCCCACGCCGTGCGGCTGTTCTCGCACACGCAGTTCGGGCTGAGCTTCGTGGTGATCACGTTCGACGACAAGGTCGACGACTACTTCGCGCGCGCGCGCATCCAGGAGCGACTCACGCTGGCAGACCTGCCCGACGGCGTGCAGCCCGACCTGGCGCCGCTCGCCACGCCGATCGGTGAGCTCTACCGCTTCCGCCTGAAGGGCGACGGCTGGGACCCGCGCGACCTGCGCACGCTCGAGGACTGGGTGGTCGAGCGCTACCTGAAGCACGCCGACGGCGTCGCCGACGTGGTGAGTCAGGGCGGCTCGATCAAGCAGTACGAGGTGCACCCGGACATGGGGCGCCTGCGCGGCTACGGCATCACGCTCGAGCAGCTGCTCGGCGCGCTGCAGCGCAGCAACGCCAACGCCGGCGGCTCG